The DNA segment ACCGAGATCCTTCGCGAGCCGCGCGCCGAGACCGGACGGCGCACCATGTTCTACATGGCGGTCTCGCTCGCCTTCACCGCAGCCGGGATCCTTCTCTGCTACCTGCTCAACAACGTCCAGCATGAGCCCGGCCGCACGCTGAACGCGTCGCTATGGACGACGCTGGCCAGCCACTGGCGGATCGGCGGCTTCGAAGTGGGCAACTGGGTGGTGGTGTTCACGCTGGTCACCGAAGGGGCGCTGCTGTTCGTCGCCGCTCAGACCGGGTTCGTCGCGGGACCACGCACGTTGGCCGCGATGGCAGTGGACACCTGGGTGCCCAAGCGATTCGCTCATCTCTCCGAGCGCCTGGTCACCCAGAACGGCGTGGTCGGCATGGGCGTGGCGGCCGTCCTCGTCCTCCTCTATACGGGCGGCATCGTGAGCGTGCTGGTGGTCATGTACTCGATCAACGTGTTCCTCACCTTCACGCTCACCCAGCTCGGCATGGTGCGCCACTGGTGGAACGCGCGCCGCTCGCAGGAGCACTGGAAACGCCGCTTGTGGGTGGCCACGCTGGGCGTGCTGGTGACCGGCACGATCCTCGTCGTCACCTCGACCCTCAAGTTCCTCGAAGGCGGCTGGGTGACGCTGGTGGTGACAGGAGCGCTGATCGTCTATTGCTTCGTGGTGCGCGGTCACTACCGCCGGGTGCGGCGCATGCTGGTTTCGCTCGACAAGGTGCTCACCAACCTCCCGCTCCCGCCGCCGCGGCAGATGCCCGAGCTCGCGCCTGACGGACCCACCGCCATCATCCTGGTCGAATCCTACGCCGGGCTTGGCATCCACACGGTGCTCTCGGTGCAGCGGCTGTTCCCGCGCCACTTCAAGAACTTCGTGTTCTGCTCGGTGGGACTCGTGGACTCCGGCCGTTTCAAGGGGAACGCCGCGGTGCAGGACCTCGAGTCGCGCGTCCGGACCGATCTCGAGAAGTACGTGCGCCTCGCCCAGCGCATGGGGTATTACGCAGAATACCGCTTCACCATCGGCACCGACCTGATCGAGGAGCTGGAGTCGATGTGCATCGACCTCATGAAGGAGTTCCGGCGCCCGGTCGTGTTCGCGGGGCAGCTCGTCTTCCAGCGCGAGAATATCTTCACCCGCTCGCTGCACCACGAGACGGCGTTCGCCGTCCAGCGCCGCCTGCAGTTCCGCGGCGTGCAGGTGATCATCATGCCGATCCGCGTGTGGGAGCCGAAGAAGGCCGCCTGACCCCGCCCGAGCCGGATCCGCCCTCCCCTCCGGCGGCCTCGAGGCGGTAGTATTCGCGCTCCTTTGAAGGCAACCCCCCGATGAAAGGACGCACCGCATGAATCCCCAGACCGCCGCCGGCCAGGCCGCCGACGTCTCACCCGAGCAGTTCGACAAGCTCAAGGCCCAGCTCCGCGGGCCGTTGCTCAAGGCCGGCGACCCCGGCTTCGAAGACTCGCGCACCGTATGGAACGCGATGATCCAGCGCCGCCCCGCGATGGTGGCGCGCTGCCTCGGGGTGTCGGACGTGGTGACCGGGGTCCGCTTCGCGCGCGAGAACGGCCTCACGCTGTGCGTGAAGGGCGGCGGGCACAACATCGCCGGTCTCGCGGTGTACGACGGCGGATTGATGCTCGACCTCGGGCTCATGCGCGGCGTGTGGGTGGATCCACGCGAGCGCATGGCGCGCGCACAAGCCGGCTGCCTGCTCGGCGACGTGGATCGCGAGACCCAGCTCCACGGCCTTGCGGCCGCGCTGGGCTTCGTCTCCAACACCGGGATCGCCGGCCTCACCGTGGGCGGCGGCATGGGCTACCTCAGCCGGCGCGCAGGCTGGACCTCGGACACCGTCACCGAGATGGAGGTCGTGACCGCGGAGGGCAAGATCGTGCGCGCCAGCGAGCGGGAGAATCCCGACCTCTTCTGGGGCCTGCGCGGGGGCGGCGGCAACTTCGGCATCGTGACTCGCTTCGATTACCGTCTCGAGGCTTTCGGCCCCGAGATCATCGCCGGCGCCATCGCCTGGCGCGACGAGAAGGCGCCCGAGGTGCTCGAGCTCCAGCGACAGATCATGGCCGATGCGCCGCCCGAGCTCACGGTGGTCTCCGGAATGCGCAAGGCGCCTCCCGCGCCGTGGCTGTCCAAGGACGTGCATGGGCAGGGAATCGTGCTGATCGTGGTTTGCCACAGCGGAGACGTGGCGGAAGGCGAGCGCCTGATCGCGCGGCTCAAAGCGCTCGGCGGGACGGTCGGCGACGTGCTCCAACGGCGGACCTACGTCTCCCAGCAATCGCTGCTCGACGCCACGCAGCCCAAGGGCCGACGTTACTACTGGAAGTCGGAGTACCTCCCATCGATCGGCACCGAGCTGTTCGAGAAGAGTGTTCGGAGCGCGCGAGCGATCGCCTCGCCGCACTCCGCGATCCTGCTCTTCCCGATCGGCGGGGCGCTCAACCACCTCCCGGTCGACCATTCGGCAGTCGGCAACCGCGACGCGCAGTGGCTGATCAACATCGCCGCCTCGTGGGAGAAGCCGGAGGAGGACTCCACGCACATCGAGTGGGCGCGGTCCACGTGGCGCGACATCCGCCCGTTCTCGACCGGCGGCACCTACATCAATTTCCTCACCGAGGAAGAGAGCGACGAGCGCATCCAGGCGGCTTATGGGCCGAATCTCGCCCGGCTGGTCGAGATCAAGCGACGCTGGGACCCCGAGAACGTGTTCCGGACGAACAAGAACATCAAGCCCTAGCGGACGGTCCTCAACGCGATCGCGTCGCTTGCGGCGTCTGCCTGGCTAGGGCTCGAGCTTCTGGATCGAGAGCACCTGGACGATCGTGCCTGCCATGCAGATGCTCGCCATCTCCGGCTTCTCACGCGCCGAGAATTTCACGCGCAGGCCCTCGACCTGGAACTCGGCGTCCTCCACCGGCCATAGCATGCGCCCGTCGGTCGTGGTGATCCGCCAGATCTTGGGGCACTCCGGACCGACGCCCTGGTGGATGACGCCCTCGCCGTCGAAAGAGCCCGGCTCAGGTGGTGTTTGCTTCGGACAGGGCCCGGCACCCATCGCGAGCAGAGCCACGAGCAATATGCGCCTCATGAGAGGGTTCCTTTCTAACGCAGCTCGACAACGCCGCGTGGACATTTCATGGTGGCCATCAAGCGTGGCGCATCGCCCCTCCCGACTTCCAGGTCGAGGTCCAGCGCCGCCAGCGCGGAGCGCACACGCAAAGGATCGGGGTGCTCGGCGCGCAGCGTCTGCAGCATGCAGCCGCGCGCCGCACCCATGGAAGGGTGAGGTGTATCGCCCCAGTCGATGAAGAAAGGAATCAAGCCATCGAGCCTCGATGCGTCGGCGCCGAGAGTACGCCAGGCCAGCCACGACCCATCCGGGGTGCGCCGCCCTCCACTCTTCGGTTCGCCGAGCTCGACCCCCGCCTCCCGCGCTTGCCGGCTCACTTCATCCAGATTCGAAGCCTTGGCCACCCAAGTGGCGAGATGTAGCGCAGTTTGGTCGCCGACACCCAGGAAGCGCCGTTCGGGTGGCACCGCCTGCTCGGGGTCTGGCGCCAGCAGCTCCAGGTACCGGCCATCGCCGAGAGACAGGAGCGCGTTCTGCGTTCCACGCCCTTCGTGACGCCCCCCCGGCGAAGGTCTCGAGCCGAGCCGCTGCTCGAGCTCGGCCATGCCCGACTCCAGTGAAGGAGCGACGACGATCAGATGGTCGAGCTGGCCCACGGCCTCTCCTTTCGCCGCAGTCGAAACAGCTCGAGGTCGAGCCGCGAACGGCCGTCGAGCAAGAGCTCGGCGGCCACTTCGCCGATCGCGCTCGAGAATTTGAAGCCATGACCCGAGCAGGCCGAGATCATCAGCAGCCGCTCGTGCTCGGGATGGAGGTCGATGACGAAGTGCCCGTCGGGCGTGTTGGCGTACATGCACACCACCGCGCGCGCGAACCGGCCGGCCGCATCGGGCATGTAGGTCTCGAGCCGGCGGCGCAACGCCTCGCTCTCGGCTTCGCCCGCGTCCCGGTCGATGGTGTCCGGATCGGCGGCGGCTCCTTCCCCATGCGTGGCCACCTTGATCAGTCCGTGGAACGCCGGGAATCCGTAGAAGAAGCGGTCCGGCTCGGGCTCCCACAGGTAGATCGGCAATCGGTCGGGCTCGAACATCTCGGCACGCGCGCGCGGCTCGAACCAGAAGAGCGGCTGTCGCGCCACGATGAGCCCCAGCGGCACATCGGGCAACAAGCGCTCGAGCCAGGCGTTGGTGGCCAGGACCAGGCGCTCCGTCCGATACAGCGCGCGCGCCGTGATCAGCTCGAATCCTTCGCCGTCACGGCGCCACGACCGGACCGGCTCGTCGACGTGCAGCTCGGCGCCGTCCTTCGCCGCGGCGGCGAGATGCGCCTGCACGCAGGCCTCCGGGAACAGGACGCCGGCGCGCGGCTCCCAGATCGCCACCATGTCGTCCCGCGGCAGCAGCGCCGGGAATCGGCGGCGGATCTGGCCGGCGTCCAGGCGCTCGAACGGCAGCTGGTGCGTCTCGGCGCTGGCTCGCGCCCCACGCACGAGGACGCCGTCCTCGGGACCGATCATCAGCCCGCCAGTCACCCGCATGAGCGAGCCGCCGCAATCCACCTCGAGCTCGCGCCACAACGAATAGGCGCGCTGGACCAGCGGGACGTAGCGCGGATCCTCGAAGTACGCCTCGCGGATGATGCGGGTCTCCCCGTGCGACGAGCCGAGCGCGTGAGGCGGTGAGAAGCGATCGAAGCCGACCACGCTCACGCCGCGACGGGCGAAGTGACGCGCCGCCGCGCTGCCCATCGCTCCCAGCCCGACGACCGCGACGGCGTAGGTCACGCTCACCGCCGGCCGACCTTGGTTTCGGGCTCGGTGGTCGGGACGAGCAGCACGGGACGATCGCAGCTCGCGAGCAGGCGAGCGATCCGCGGCCGGATGCGAATGCTCCCCAGCGGCCCGCGGCGCACGACCGGCACCACGATCAGATCCGTGCCGCTCGAATCGAGCGGCTCGGTCGAGTCGAGGTCGGCGACGAGATCGCTCACCTGCATGGCCAGCGGACGGGCGAGGCGCGCCAGGAAGCGCTGGGCATCGGCGGTCTTCTGCTCCGGGGCCTTGACCAGCATCGCGCGACGCAGCGGGCGGCTCCGGCCGGAGGCGATCAGCACCGGCACGCGGGCGCCTTCCAGCACCGTCGACATCGTGCGGCTCATGCCCTTGCCGCCGTTGCCGAGAAAACGGTCGATCCATGCCGGACGAGGCCGCGCGGGGAACACGATCATCTGGCTCAGCAGCTCGTCCTGCTCATGCAGGATTTGCGCGCCGGCATTGCCGTAGCGCACGCGAAGCTCGGCCTCCTCCAGCCCCGCGGCGCGCTGGCGGCGATGCAGGCTCCAGCCGAGCCGCTCGGAGTGCCGCGCGTCGACCGCGACGCCGAGCAGCGTGATGCGCGCTTCGAGCGCGCGCGCCAGGTAGCGCGCGATCTCGAGCCGTCCGGCTGGACCGCGGCCGTCGTCGGCGACCAGGAGCGATGCGGGCGGCGGGTCGAGGAAGTGCCAGCGCTGCATCGTGACCCACACGTCCTTTTCCGGAAGCTCCTGCTGCGGAGGCAGCAGCGCCTCGACCAGGACGCCCTCGGATCGTGGCGCCGGCGAGGAGGCGGGATGCACCTCGGCGCGACGCGCGAGCTGGACTCGCACACGCCGCAAGGCGCCGGCGAAGCGCTGCTCGACGACCGTTCCGCTGCCGAGTGTCGGTTGTCCTTCGGGCGGCTGGGCCGACGACACGGTCAGGTCCTCGGGGCGCAGCAACAGGTACGCGGGCGATCCTTCTTCGAACGGCGCCGGTGGCCTGACCCCGATATCGAGGCCTTCGAAGTGCACGTGCCCCCCGCGCATCCGCCCCATCAGCACCGTGCCGCTGCCGAGAAAGGTGGAGGCGAACAACGTGCGCGGGCGGGCGTACAGATCCTCGGCGCGTCCCACTTCCACGAGACGGCCACGGTCCATGAGGCCCACGCGGTCCGCGAGCTCGAAGGCTTCGTCCTGGTCGTGGGTGACCAGCACGGTCGTGATCATCAGGCGGTCGTGGATGGCGCGCAGGCTGCGGCGCAGCTGGTGGCGGATCTTGACATCGAGCGCGCCGAAGGGCTCGTCGAGCAGCAAGACCTTGGGCTCGTAAGCGAGCGCGCGAGCGATCGCCACGCGCTGCTGCTGTCCGCCCGAGAGCTGGATGGCTTCACGGTCGCCGAAGCCCGGCAGCCCGACCAGATCGAGCAGCGCCTCCCGGCGCTTCTGTCGCTCGGCGCGAGGCACGCCGCGCACCCGCAGGCCGAATTCGATGTTCTGCGCCACGGTCATGTGGCGGAAGACCGAGTAGTTCTGGAAGACGAATCCGGTGCCGCGCCGCTGAGGCCGCACGCCGGTGACGTCGCGCCCCGAGAGCAGGATGCATCCTTCATCGGGAGTCGTGAGCCCGGCGATCAGGCGCAGCAGCGTGCTCTTGCCGCTTCCGCTCGCGCCGAGCAGCACGAACAGCTCGC comes from the Candidatus Eisenbacteria bacterium genome and includes:
- a CDS encoding VOC family protein; amino-acid sequence: MGQLDHLIVVAPSLESGMAELEQRLGSRPSPGGRHEGRGTQNALLSLGDGRYLELLAPDPEQAVPPERRFLGVGDQTALHLATWVAKASNLDEVSRQAREAGVELGEPKSGGRRTPDGSWLAWRTLGADASRLDGLIPFFIDWGDTPHPSMGAARGCMLQTLRAEHPDPLRVRSALAALDLDLEVGRGDAPRLMATMKCPRGVVELR
- a CDS encoding APC family permease, coding for MVATIFLISASYSYIIELFPSGGGGYLVATKLLGTVPGVVSGAALVVDYVLTIAISVASGVEAIFSFLPPELAVLKLPSKLVIVIGLTTLNLRGVKESVLVLTPIFLGFILSHVTLILFGIFTHTNVMGHILTDTVTDTQLAVGELGWLGVALVFLRAFSLGGGTYTGIEAVSNSTEILREPRAETGRRTMFYMAVSLAFTAAGILLCYLLNNVQHEPGRTLNASLWTTLASHWRIGGFEVGNWVVVFTLVTEGALLFVAAQTGFVAGPRTLAAMAVDTWVPKRFAHLSERLVTQNGVVGMGVAAVLVLLYTGGIVSVLVVMYSINVFLTFTLTQLGMVRHWWNARRSQEHWKRRLWVATLGVLVTGTILVVTSTLKFLEGGWVTLVVTGALIVYCFVVRGHYRRVRRMLVSLDKVLTNLPLPPPRQMPELAPDGPTAIILVESYAGLGIHTVLSVQRLFPRHFKNFVFCSVGLVDSGRFKGNAAVQDLESRVRTDLEKYVRLAQRMGYYAEYRFTIGTDLIEELESMCIDLMKEFRRPVVFAGQLVFQRENIFTRSLHHETAFAVQRRLQFRGVQVIIMPIRVWEPKKAA
- a CDS encoding ATP-binding cassette domain-containing protein; the encoded protein is MGIRVQDVSKRFGAHRVLDRVSLEVAPGELFVLLGASGSGKSTLLRLIAGLTTPDEGCILLSGRDVTGVRPQRRGTGFVFQNYSVFRHMTVAQNIEFGLRVRGVPRAERQKRREALLDLVGLPGFGDREAIQLSGGQQQRVAIARALAYEPKVLLLDEPFGALDVKIRHQLRRSLRAIHDRLMITTVLVTHDQDEAFELADRVGLMDRGRLVEVGRAEDLYARPRTLFASTFLGSGTVLMGRMRGGHVHFEGLDIGVRPPAPFEEGSPAYLLLRPEDLTVSSAQPPEGQPTLGSGTVVEQRFAGALRRVRVQLARRAEVHPASSPAPRSEGVLVEALLPPQQELPEKDVWVTMQRWHFLDPPPASLLVADDGRGPAGRLEIARYLARALEARITLLGVAVDARHSERLGWSLHRRQRAAGLEEAELRVRYGNAGAQILHEQDELLSQMIVFPARPRPAWIDRFLGNGGKGMSRTMSTVLEGARVPVLIASGRSRPLRRAMLVKAPEQKTADAQRFLARLARPLAMQVSDLVADLDSTEPLDSSGTDLIVVPVVRRGPLGSIRIRPRIARLLASCDRPVLLVPTTEPETKVGRR
- the solA gene encoding N-methyl-L-tryptophan oxidase, yielding MTYAVAVVGLGAMGSAAARHFARRGVSVVGFDRFSPPHALGSSHGETRIIREAYFEDPRYVPLVQRAYSLWRELEVDCGGSLMRVTGGLMIGPEDGVLVRGARASAETHQLPFERLDAGQIRRRFPALLPRDDMVAIWEPRAGVLFPEACVQAHLAAAAKDGAELHVDEPVRSWRRDGEGFELITARALYRTERLVLATNAWLERLLPDVPLGLIVARQPLFWFEPRARAEMFEPDRLPIYLWEPEPDRFFYGFPAFHGLIKVATHGEGAAADPDTIDRDAGEAESEALRRRLETYMPDAAGRFARAVVCMYANTPDGHFVIDLHPEHERLLMISACSGHGFKFSSAIGEVAAELLLDGRSRLDLELFRLRRKERPWASSTI
- a CDS encoding FAD-binding oxidoreductase, with translation MNPQTAAGQAADVSPEQFDKLKAQLRGPLLKAGDPGFEDSRTVWNAMIQRRPAMVARCLGVSDVVTGVRFARENGLTLCVKGGGHNIAGLAVYDGGLMLDLGLMRGVWVDPRERMARAQAGCLLGDVDRETQLHGLAAALGFVSNTGIAGLTVGGGMGYLSRRAGWTSDTVTEMEVVTAEGKIVRASERENPDLFWGLRGGGGNFGIVTRFDYRLEAFGPEIIAGAIAWRDEKAPEVLELQRQIMADAPPELTVVSGMRKAPPAPWLSKDVHGQGIVLIVVCHSGDVAEGERLIARLKALGGTVGDVLQRRTYVSQQSLLDATQPKGRRYYWKSEYLPSIGTELFEKSVRSARAIASPHSAILLFPIGGALNHLPVDHSAVGNRDAQWLINIAASWEKPEEDSTHIEWARSTWRDIRPFSTGGTYINFLTEEESDERIQAAYGPNLARLVEIKRRWDPENVFRTNKNIKP